A section of the Methanoregula formicica SMSP genome encodes:
- a CDS encoding PEGA domain-containing protein — MNRNYTHLVLLLVIACMVVPVMADEGNVTNTSISTTSETTLVTTETTVPPTTTVETTATTAVPTTTTAAPTTTTTTIPATTVTTVIPTTTPTTGGVFVASSPPGAAILIDGVYYGTTPATVPGLAPGNHLIRLSLSGYIDYEGTIYVIAGQETTEYGTLHPMSTGSPQIIVATPSAPPATAAPVITAQPVATEPVSESPLENPTVLAALIGIVTASIGAGASIFTHKAKTEAAKKEDETKKE, encoded by the coding sequence ATGAACAGGAACTATACGCATCTTGTGCTCCTTCTTGTCATAGCGTGCATGGTCGTGCCCGTGATGGCCGATGAAGGGAACGTCACGAACACGAGCATTTCCACGACCAGCGAAACAACCCTCGTCACCACAGAGACCACCGTTCCACCGACAACGACCGTGGAAACGACGGCCACCACCGCAGTGCCGACAACCACCACTGCGGCCCCGACAACGACCACTACAACCATCCCGGCAACAACCGTGACAACGGTCATTCCCACCACAACACCGACAACCGGGGGCGTGTTCGTGGCCTCGTCCCCTCCCGGTGCTGCAATCCTGATCGATGGGGTGTATTACGGGACTACCCCGGCAACAGTACCCGGGCTTGCGCCGGGAAACCACCTGATCCGCCTTTCCCTCAGCGGGTATATCGATTATGAAGGGACGATCTATGTTATTGCCGGCCAGGAGACTACCGAGTACGGGACGCTCCACCCCATGAGCACCGGCTCCCCGCAGATTATTGTCGCCACGCCATCGGCGCCTCCCGCCACTGCTGCCCCGGTAATAACGGCCCAGCCGGTTGCCACAGAACCCGTTTCTGAGAGCCCGCTTGAGAACCCGACTGTGCTTGCGGCCCTGATTGGTATCGTCACCGCATCGATCGGCGCCGGTGCATCCATCTTTACGCACAAGGCAAAGACAGAAGCGGCGAAAAAGGAAGACGAGACAAAGAAAGAATAA